The window CCTACATTCTGGTCCGCGATGCCTTTAGCTTCCAAGCTTTGAATGCCCGCATTGACGCACTTGATAATAAGATAACTGGCGCCGTGCAGCTCGATCTTTATCATATGCTTCGCCGCGTTCTTGTAGGCCAAACAGTCTGGGCCTTGCGTAACGGTTCATTCAAAAAAGGCATTGAGGCTGCCATCAAACCAATCGCTGATGGCATTGAAACATTGCGCCCAACCCTGAGCAAAATGCTCTCAAGCTACATGGAAGCCGACCGTTTAAAACTCAAGCAGTCTTATCTTGATGGCGGTGTGCCGAAAGATATTGCCGAGGATATGTCACTTCTACCAGCCCTTGATCTTGTACCAAACATCATCATGGTGGCGGACAAAGCTAAGAAGCCGCTTGCAAGCGGTGCTAAGGCTTACTTCGCGCTGGATGAAATGTTCTCCCTCAACCGCATTGATGCCATGGCGCGCGATGTTGAAACCACCGACTATTATGACAATCTTGCCTTGTGGCGTGGCCGACAACAACTCGCCCGCGCGCACCGTGCAATCACCCATGATGTGTTGACTAAGCACAAAGGTGCGGATCCAGTCGCAAGCTGGTACAAAGCCAATAAGCCAGCAATCGATGCTGCCCTTCTTGATCTTGCAGAGATCATCGAAAGCGATAGCATGAGTGTGGCGAAGGTTTCAGTTGCCGGTAACATTGTGAGTGACCTCACCAAGGGAGCGTAATGCCAGACTTACTTGTTAAACTCTACGACCTACCGAGCGAGCGTCCAAGCCTGCCGGATGGCGTAACTATGCGTCCCGTCATGGCCGCAGAAGTAAGCATGGTACGTGATTGGATTGAAGAAAACTTCAGTCGCGGCTGGGCCGATGAATTTCTTAAAGGGGCCTATGCGGAAACCACAAGCTCAATCATCGCGATGCAAGATCGAAAGGTCATAGGCTTTGTTTGCTATGACGTTTCAGCCATCGGCATGTTTGGCCCAACCGGCGTTGACAAATCACAGCGAGGCAGAGGTTTAGGAGCGGCTCTTTTGTTTGCAGCTCTTGATGCGATGATCGCAAAAGGGCATGTCTATGCCACCATTGGATGGGTGGGCCCGATCGAGTTTTATGAAAAACTTGTCGGCGCAACCCTTATTGAAGGTTCTGAGAAACGCTATAGCGGCAAGCTAATTCAATCTTAGCCCTGACCTTCACTTAAACTCACAACCACATTAGAACATTGTGAATTTTGATGAATTGCTAAAATCACCTATGACACTATGTTACAGGTAAGCAGTCGAATCTGACGAGCATTTTTAAGGAAATACTATGGCAACCGCAACAATCGAAGCAACAGGCGACAACACCGTGTCGAAAGGCAAGGGTTTGATTTTCGTCTGGATCGCAATTTTCATTTTTGCTTCAGCAAATTCAATCGTCTTGCTTCTGTTTGATGTTGGCGCTGCAAACCCAATTCATGGCCGCAACCCGGTTAGTTTTTGTAATGTTTTATTCGCAGGTAACATCGTTGCTTGTGTCACCATGTACATTTTTTATCGCAAACAATGGACGAAGGAAGCCTTAGCAAAGCTGACCTCTGGTGATTGGTGGAGCCTCATCATTTTAGCAATCATCACCGGCGCACTCGTTCCTTCTCTCATGTTTTTGGCGCTCACCAATTCAAGCGTAACAAACACTATTTTGGTCGGACGTATTGAGCCAATTTTCCTGATCATCCTGTCGATGGTTGTTTTGAAAGAAAAGGCTGATGTATGGCCTACCATCGGCGCAGCTATTGCGTTTCTTGGAGTTGCTTTCACTTTTTACCTTGAAAGCGGCGGCACTGGTTTTTCATTCGGCAAAGGCGAGATGCAAGCAGCAGGTGCTGCAGTGCTCACTGCCATCTCAACCATCGTTGCTAAGGTGCGATTGAAAAACATTCCACTTGGCATATTCACAGTCATCAGAACAGGTCTGGGCGCGATCATCTTCCTAGGCGTTACCATCTATCTATTGGGCCTAGAACATTTCATAGACCTTGGCAGTCCGCTCTTATGGCAGCTCATGCTCATCTACGGCGCAGTCATTGTTGTGGGTGGTCAATACTTCTGGTTTGTTGGGATCAAGTCTGCAAACACAGGCGATGTATCAGTAGCCTCTTCTTTCACTCCGATCGCAGGCGTTGCTTTTGCTTTCCTTCTTTTGGGCGAAGAGCCATCTAACGCTGTACTAATCGGCGGCGGTGTTATCGTTCTCGGTATTTTGGTTGGCCAAATTGGTAACTTCAAAGACAAGCTACCGAATATCCCACTCCTATCGACTAAGTATTTGATGGAACGCGAACGTGAGGTAAACTTCAAAGGCGTCTAACCTTCGTTAGGCTAAAATTTTGAAGCTTACCAAAGGTTGCTTGGGTTTATGAATATCAAATCCTTCACAATTCGTGCCGCTCGGCTTCCCATGGCCGAGCCGCATAAAACGTCATCGGCCATCATCAATGTATGTCCTATCGTCACGGTCTCAGTATTGACCGATGAGGGCGTGCGAGGTGATGGGATCATATTCACGTATGCCGATGTCTTTTTGAGCACAGTCCATACCCTAGCCACCACAATAGCTCCGATGCTTGAGGGTCAAGATCTAAGCCCCTCTGCCAACACCGACATGCTGCATGATCGGTTCAAGCTACTTGGCACACAAGGCATGATGGGCATGGTTCTATCGGGTTTTAACATGGCACTTTGGGATGCCAAGGCGCGCGCTGAAGGCAAAGCGCTTTCTTCTCTGCTTGGTGGTGCCACGCAACCCGTTATTCCCTATGCCAATGTTGGCTTTGATGGTGTGAAAGGTTCAGCTGAAGGCGCAGGGAAATTTGCAGCCAGCGGATTTAAAGCCGTAAAAGCAAAAATTGGTTATGAAACGGTCGCAGATGACCTCGCCGTTATTCGCGCCATGCGTGAAGCTGTCGGCCCCAATGTTGAGTTGATGGTCGACTACAATCAAAGCCTTTCAATTGATGAAGCCCGCACACGCCTTCATGCCCTTGAAAGCGAAAGCCTTGCATGGGTTGAAGAACCAATTCTGTCCCACGATTTTAAAAACTACGCAGCCCTTCAAAGAGAAACAGCCACACCGCTTCAAGCAGGCGAAAACTGGTGGGGGCCTTCTGATTTTCAAACAGCTTTTGACCTTGGCACAACAGGCCTCATCATGCCCGATGCACAAAAATGCGGTGGTGTTACGGGCTGGATGCGCATTGCAAAATTGGCTGAGCAAAACAATATCAAAGTCTCAAGCCATTTATGGCCAGAACTAAGCGCGCAATTATTGAGCGTAACACCAACTGCTCATTGGCTAGAATATGCTGATTGGTTTAATCCAGTGATCCGCGAGCCATTGAAAATTGAAAATGGCTACGCGGTAACAGATAATGTTATTGGCACCGGTGTCGAACTGAATGATGATGCGCTGGCAACCTATGCTGCCTAGCGCTCAACATTAAAACAGACGGAAACGCTTTTTCGGTTTCTCTGCTTCAGCTTTCGCGCCTGGATCATCAATAGGCGGCTTGTTGATCGGGTCTTCTTTTTTCTTTGGCTGTTCTTCATCGTTAGAAGAAGCAGCAGCCTCTTCGTCCTCAGCCGCAGCTTCACCCTTTTCTTCAAGCACTTCTTCGCTCTCGATAATCGGTTCGTCAGCCGCTTCTTTTTCTGTTTCGGCGTCCGTTTCATCCGCCTCATCAGTATCAGATTTTTCAGCGCTGCTTGGTTCTTCCGCTTCAGAGGTATCTAAGTCCTCAGCGTCTTTGGTTTGCGCAACTTCATCATTTGCTACATTAGCAACAACTTCGCTTGCCTCATCTTCGATAACATCAACAACATCATCGTCATTGGCAACATTCATGATGGCCACACCACTTGCTGCCTCAAGAACAGGAAGCTCCATTGGGCCAGATGGAATTTGCTCTAATTGGAGATCTTGTTCTTCATCGAGGTTTTCGACCGGAACACGCCATTCAAACGCATCCAATTCACCGGTTACAGGTGAGAAAGGTGCCCACTCATCCGCCACATATCCATCAGCAGTCCATGCTGCATCACGTGGCGCACGCACGGCACGCGACAACCATTCGCGAACATGGCCACGATCACCAAATTCACCTTCTTCAATCTCAGACATCAACAAGCAAGCATTTCTTGTCGGTTCCGTGGCGAGCAGGCCTTCAAGGTCTTTACGCGCGCCAATCCAATCTTGAACATCAATCTTGGCACGGACAACACCCATCACACCTTCAGGGTGATTAGGTTTCATATTATTGAGGTTTTCAGCACGTTTCAAACGGTCAAGACCGCTATCGCCAGAACGCAATTGTGTATAGGTCGCAATCAACTCAGGATGCGTATCGAGTTTCCACGATGTTTCAACAATTTTTGCTGCTTTGCGAAGATCACCAACACGAGCCAATACACGCGCGGCAATAACTGCAGCCGGTACAAGTTCAGGGGCAAGACGATGCGCCTCTAAAGCTTTTGCCTTCGCTTTTTGTGGATCACCACCCTCTTCCAGTTCCGCTGCATGCCCTGTCAACAAGACAGCACGCAAACGCTTTGCCTCTTTTTTCGTATAAAGCTTAGAATCGGCATTTTGGTGAAGGGTTAGCAGAGCGCCTTCCCAATCACCTTCCGTTGCCTGCATGTTCAACAGTGCTTTTCCAGACCATTCAACGCCAGGACGCGCACTAACCGCTTCTTCAACAAAGTGCCGAGCTGCTTCAGTTTCACCGGTTTCTTCTGCTTCTACATAAAGCCCACGCAGACCCAATAGTTTGGTCTCCGGTTTTTCAAGCATCATTTCAAAGGCCTCACGAGCCTTATCCGTTTTGCCCTCCATTTGTGCTGCTTGCGCCGTCAAGAGTTGGGTTACGGGCTCTTCAGGCAAATATTTAATTGAGTTTTTCGCTGATCGTTTGGCCATGCCAATATCGCCAGAACCGACGGCAATGACACCTTCTGCCAAAGCCTGCCAACCTTTTTCGCGGCGGCGGTTCCTAAAGAAGCTACCAATGCTTCCAGGCGTCTTCCAGACCATGGTCAAGATTATCCAAACGAAAATAATCGCCAGCAAGACACCAAGAGCAATCGCTGCAATTATTGCCAAATTCTCTTCGGCAAATTCAAATCCGCCAAGGCGAACAACAAGCAAACTTCCTGGTTGATCGGCAAGCCAAGCAAAACCGGCTGCTACCAAGAAGACTACGACAAGAAATATTACCAGACCAATCATCGACCCAAACCTTTACTTACTGTGACGACGTTTCATCGGCAGGGTTTCCTGCCACATCTTGTTCAATTTTTTGAATGAGAGAAGACAATGCTAAATTGCCTTTCCATTCCACGAGCCATTCATCGAAAATCTGTCTTTGGTCTTCGCTCAACGTTTCCCAAGTTTCTAGGAAGCCATTCACATTGCTTTCGTCAAAATGTTTCTGCAGCTGATTAAAGGGACCCGTATCATCATCGCTTAGTGAACGAATTTTGATGAAACTTTTTGCATTCTTCGCCAGTTTTTCAAAAGCAGAAAGTTCCGGCAGTGTCTCTCCCGTCACACCATCTTTGGCAGAGGCCAACGTAATTAAGTTGATCAACTCACTTTTCAAGCTCGCCCCATCCTTCAACCCAGTTACACTAAATGGTTGCAGCGATTCAATCGCTTCTGGTTCAATACCAGCACGTTCCAAAGACGTGAGAGCGGAACCAAAAGCTCCGCCATTTTGAGCAATCTTTTTGAGGTTTTCGAGAGCTAAACTTTTTGTCGCAAGCTGTACACTCGCCGTGGTTTCATTCTGCGTATCAAGAGCCCCTTCAACGCTACCAAGCTTTTCAGTGAGCGCTGTAAGTTTACCGCCAATATCGCTTTGAGCACTGTCAACAGATGCAATCTTGTCTTGAACTGCACCAAGCAACGAAGATGTCTCATCAAGCTGGCCTTGAAGTGCGATAAACTTTGGATCAATCGTTGAAAAAATAGACTGTCTTGCCGCACTTACTATCGCGTCATTGCCGCCTTGGCCTGCCACTGGAATTGCAAGAGCTGCAACCTTTTTTTGCAAGGCTGCTAACTGTGACTGCAAGCCCGAAGACGCATCATCGCCCGCGCTGCCCGTAACGCCGTCAGAACCAGTGTTCACATCTCCTGCTGGTTGATTAGCGCTGTTTGCAACTTTCAACTCGGCTTGAACAGCTGTAAATTCTGCATCTAGGTTTGTCAGTTTCTCGTTCAAAGCAGTAATTTGACCATCAACACCTGCTCCTTCGCTCGCACTCAGCCGTGCTTCAATCGCAGCGAGGCGCTCAGTAATGCCACTTGGCAACGCTGCATCACCAGTAGTCGCAGGTGCGACACTTCCTTCAGCGTCAGCCAAACGCGCTTCCAATGCTGTTAGGCGCGCTAAAACTTCCTCAGGAACAGAGTTTTTATCATTATTTTCAATGCCCTGCTCCATTTCATCGAGACGTTCAGAAAGAGAAACAAACTCATCGAGACTTACTGCATTTACGGCAGGCGCATCTTCCAAATTAGCGACACGACTTGTAAGGGCATTTACTCCACCGTCACCAAAACTTGGAATAACCTCTGCTTTTTGCAAGCCAATAAGGGCACCAATCGCGATAACACCGCCGACAATTGAAGCCACAAGGTTTGGGAAAAATGAACCGCCTGATTTTTCAGTCTTCTGCACAGGAGGCTTGGTGGGAGGCGTTCCTCCAACATTCGTATTTTTGGCCTCAGAATTGTTCGGCACTTCTTTACTGCTCGAGGCTGTCGGTTTCGATGCTGTTGGAGCTGGCTTAGCCTGCGACGTTTCTGCTTTGGCGTTCGTCGCTGTAGCCGCTGCAGCCTCTGGCTTTGCAGCACTCTTAAAAGGCGCGCTTTTTTCGCTGGTTGTTTTAGTAGTCGAACGCGTTTTTGGAACTGACGTTTTTGCTTCTGGCTTAGGCGTTACATCCTTTGCCTCAAGATCAATTGTCACCGATTTTTTTGCGGCGCGCGCGCGTGCTTGTGCACTTTGTGGTTTTGATGCCGTGCCTTTACCTTTGCCACGGCCAGTAGCTCTACTACCAGGTTTTTGATTTTCACCAGTTGCCATATTCTAACTCGTTCTATTGTGTTCGCCGGCCAGGTAAAAACTGTCATTTTTTTCCTAACGGCTCTTAACCACGGTTTTGATAATGCGCCAAAGCATCGAACATAGATTGTTCATTTGGATGCTCTACAACAATAAGCTGTATTTTTCCATACCTATCGAACACAGATTCAATGCCTTTGGCAAGGCAGAAAAACTTTATTGAGTTAGTCAATTGACTTATTTTATATCGTTTAATCACACCCTCAAATGCCTCAGCAGTGCGGTTTGAATAGAGCAGAACTGCGTCGATTGTTTCACTTTCAATCGCCGTCAAAATATCGGGTGAGAGATGATCGACGCTATCACTGTAATAACGAACAGCAACATCTACCTGCCAACCATTTGCCTTTAGCTTATCTTCAAGCCTTCCTTTGCGATCTCGCCCACAAACATAAATGAGGCCCGCACGATCATCCGAGCGAGCAGGACCGATCAAATCAACCAATTGATCGACAGCACCTGAAGCAGAGCGAATATGTTTGAACCCGAAACCACGCGCCAAAGCTGCTGTTGCATCGCCCACAGTATAAAGGGTTCTTGTTTCGCGGGTTTCTTCGTCTGCAACCTTAGCTAACGCCCGCACACCATTTCGGCTTGTGACAACAAAATCACCCGTGTGCATATCATCAAGCGGTTCGTTTAAAAAAACTGTTTCCAACATCGGCGCAACCAACACCTCATACCCTGCGGCCCGTAGGCGCTCAGCTGTTAAACTGGCATCGGGTTCTGGTCTGGTGACGAGTACACGCATGATTTAACGCTGGTGGAGGCTTTGCACGAAATCATCGCTCAACTGCGATTTCAGCCGAAGCCCCGCTTCCTCACCAATCGCAACAGCATCGGCAATGCTTCCCGAACCATCAATCGGGAAACTCTCAGAACCATCAGGCCGAAGCACTTCTCCTTTGAAAGAAAGTGCATCACCCTCGATGCGCGCAATGCCTGCAATCGGGGTTCGGCATGATCCATCGAGCACTTTCAAGAAAGCGCGCTCACACTGAACTGCAGCCGCCGTTCCAGCATCGTGAAGCGGTGCGATGAAGTTTTGCGTCACATCGTCACCATCGCGCGTTTCAATTCCAATCGCCCCTTGAGCACAGGCAGGCAAGAACGCTCCCTCATCAAGATAATCAGCCACAATATGCGACATACCCAACCGACTAAGGCCAGCAGCCGCCAACAATGTTGCCTCAGCCACGCCATCTGCCAGTTTACGCAAACGAGTTTGAACATTGCCGCGAAACATAATCACCTTGAAATCAGAGCGATAGCGCAACAGTTGCGCCTGGCGGCGCAAAGAAGATGAACCAATCACCGCCCCTTGAGCCAAACCATCAAGCCCGCTTGCCTTTTCGCAAATGAAGGCGTCGCGCGTATCTTCACGCGGCAAGAACACATCAAGCACCAAGCCATTTGGCAGAGTTGTCGGCATATCCTTGGAAGAGTGAACCGCAATATCAATATCGCCATCAATCAGCGCTTGCTCAATCTCTTTGGTGAAAAGCCCTTTACCACCAATCTCAGACAAGGGACGGTCGACAACAATATCGCCCGTGGTCTTGATAACCGTAATAGAGAACGCATTTTCCTCCATTGCGTGCGCTGCCATTAACAGACTTCGCACTTCACGCGCCTGTGCCAAAGCAAGGTCGCTGCCACGGGTTCCAATTTTTAAAGGGGAGTTGGATGAGAAAGATGTCGGATTCATTTGCAAGCAGTTCGGCTCAAGTGATAGGTTCCGCGACACAATAGCCGTTTGGTTCTCTACATCAACGCCCTTATGTCCGATTTCACAAAACTTAAACATTCAAAACGACCTGCGCCCAATGCGAGCAATCCACTTGTTCTGGCTTTAGAATCAAGTTGCGACGAAACCGCAGCCAGTGTTCTTTGCCGCCATGACGACGGAACGAGCCATATTTTGTCCAATGTCGTGTTGAGCCAAATCGAAGAACACGCAGCTTTTGGTGGTGTCGTACCCGAAATTGCGGCACGCGCGCATGTGGAAGCCATTGATGGCGTGATTGCTGCCGCTTTGAATGATGCCAAAATCAAGGCCCAAGACCTCGACGCCATCGCCGCCACCGCAGGCCCCGGCCTTAATGGTGGATTGTTGATTGCCACGATGACAGGCAAGGCAATGGCTCATGCATTGGCCGTGCCGTTTTATCCAATCAATCATTTGGAAGGCCACGCTCTTACAGCGCGGCTAACAGACAATGTTGCTTTTCCTTATGTGTTACTTTTGGTTTCTGGCGGCCATACGCAAATTTTGCTCGTTCATGGCGTCGGCAATTACGAGCGCATTGCCACAACAATTGATGATGCACTGGGTGAGGCCTTTGATAAAACCGCTAAAATGCTAGGGCTAGATTATCCAGGCGGTCCGGCTGTGGAACAAATGGCAAAAGCAGGGGATGAAGCGCGTTTTAACTTCCCTCGCCCCATGCAACACCATGAAACATTAAACCTGTCATTATCTGGCCTTAAAACAGCTGTTCGATTGGCCGCAGAAAAACACGCCCCTTTAACAGACCAAGACGTCAGCGATATTTGCGCGTCTTTCCAGCAAGCGGTCAGTGATATTTTAAAAAATCGGATCGAACGCACTTTGGCACTTTTTAAAGAACAATTTCCTAACCAGAAAAAACCAACGCTCGTGGTAGCTGGTGGGGTTGCAGCCAATCAGAAAATCAGATCAACACTTGAAAAACTTTGCGAGACGGAAGGTTTTTCACTCTCCGCACCACCGTTGAAGCTATGCACGGACAATGCGGCGATGATTGGCTGGGCGGCATTGGAACGCATCGCGCTTGGTGAAAGTGGCGACTTATCATTTACCCCTCGCCCGCGCTGGCCGCTTGATGAAGAAAGCAGCACAGTGGTTGGCAAGGGCAAACGAGGGCCAAAAGTATGAAGCGAATTTCAGTTATTGGAGGCGGCGCTTGGGGCACAGCCCTTGCCGCCCATCTAGCGCGCGCAGGCAAAGCCCCGCAACTATGGGCGCGGTCTGAAGAACTTGTGGCTGATGTAAATGATAACCAGAAGAATGAGCGCTATCTTTCAGGCATAACTCTGCCAGCGGGCATCCAAGCCACGACTAGCCTCGTAGACATCAAAGGCACCGAGCTTGCTCTTGTTGTCATCCCAACCCAATCGCTACGCACTATCTTAGAAGATGCAAAACCGCACCTTTCAAACGACGCGACAATTCTGCTCTGTGCAAAGGGCATTGAGAAAACTACCGGTAAACGCACGAGCGATATTGCGGCTGAAGTCATGCCCAATAATCCAATCGCGGCTTTGTCAGGCCCAAGCTTTGCCCATGATGTAGCGCGTGGCCTTCCTACAGCGGTCACCTTGGCGGCACCAACATTGGCAATGGCAACGACCCTATCTGAGGCTATCTCAAGCCAAGGGCTTCGCACTTATGCCTCTGATGATGTTATCGGTGCCGAACTTGGCGGTGCGCTTAAAAACGTCATCGCGCTTGCCGTTGGTATGGCGCGGGCAAGAAGGCTTGGTGCAAGTGCAGAAGCAGCCCTTACAACACGTGGTTTTACAGAGCTTTCCCGTATCGCCAGCCACTTCGGTGCGAAGCCTGAAACGCTGATGGGACTTTCGTGCCTCGGCGATTTGATGCTGACATGCTCCAGCCCCCAATCGCGAAATTTTGCTTATGGCATGGCTGTCGGTAACGGCGAAGACCTTACACAGCTAAAACTTGCCGAAGGCGTTCACACAACATCAATTGCGGCTAAGCTCTGCAAAGATGCGGGCATATCAACCCCAATTATTGACGCAATTGATGCGGTTTTGAGTGAAGCCTTGCCAATTGATGAAGCGATGAGAAAACTCATGCAGCGCCCTTTAAAAGCTGAGCTAGGCTGATAAACTGGCCTCTTATATTTTATAGAAAGAGGCCTCTTATGTTTTTCAAAGGCACAAAAATAGCCATATTATTGGCACTGATTACACCCTTGCTACATTCCAATGCACAAGCGGCTGATGCAACGTCAGCCTATTCCAAAATCGATTGGGATAAAGACTGCAAACGGATCGACACACCGCCAGTCGATGAACCTGATCTAGGCGGGCACTTTAAATGTGCCGGTTATCAAGATTATCCAATTTGGATATCAACAGGAGACCTACGCGAAAGCGTTCAATTCGGTCATCTAAACCACCAAATAACAACCCAAAGTTCTTGGGAAAGTTTTAGTAGTTTCAACCAGATCAACCTGACAATTGAATGGCGCTTGAAAAAAGGTCGCCCCATCGCTGCGATCTATCGTCATTTCATCGATAACGGAGAAGGCAATGCGACGAGCCGGAAACAGTTTCTCGTCATCAAGAGTGTCGCAAGCCTAGACACTGGCGGCATCGGCTGTGTTTATGGCATGGTCAATGGTCGTGAAAATAAAGCCAATGAGACCGCGCGACGGGTGGCGGATGGTATGAGCAACCCCTTATCAAAATGCGAAAACGGGGCGCCGGTTGATCTATATACAGCCGCCAAAGCTGCACCCTTTTATGTGCTCAAGTCACAAGCAAAGACGATGTCTCGTCATTTCCCTGACCCAATTAAATAGTCGTCCCTAAAATTTGATACCCACATATCGCATCTAGGGTGACACCAACTCATACCAATGGTAATCCCTTGGCTAGAAACTTTAAAATAAAAGGAACCTTCTCATGCATTTCGTATTTTATGGCAAAGACAAAAAAGGCGCTCTTCAAGTCCGCGTTGATAATCGCCCTGCCCACGTTGAATGGTTGAAAAGCAACCCAATCGTTCTTGCTGGCCCAATGCTTGATGAAAATGGCGATATGTCAGGTTCTATGGTTGTGTGTGAAGCGGCAGACCAAGCAGCAGCAGACGCGCTTTTTGCTTCAGACCCATATGGCAAAGCAGGCCTATTTGAGAGCGTCGAAATCTCT of the Hyphomicrobiales bacterium genome contains:
- a CDS encoding GNAT family N-acetyltransferase translates to MPDLLVKLYDLPSERPSLPDGVTMRPVMAAEVSMVRDWIEENFSRGWADEFLKGAYAETTSSIIAMQDRKVIGFVCYDVSAIGMFGPTGVDKSQRGRGLGAALLFAALDAMIAKGHVYATIGWVGPIEFYEKLVGATLIEGSEKRYSGKLIQS
- a CDS encoding DMT family transporter — translated: MATATIEATGDNTVSKGKGLIFVWIAIFIFASANSIVLLLFDVGAANPIHGRNPVSFCNVLFAGNIVACVTMYIFYRKQWTKEALAKLTSGDWWSLIILAIITGALVPSLMFLALTNSSVTNTILVGRIEPIFLIILSMVVLKEKADVWPTIGAAIAFLGVAFTFYLESGGTGFSFGKGEMQAAGAAVLTAISTIVAKVRLKNIPLGIFTVIRTGLGAIIFLGVTIYLLGLEHFIDLGSPLLWQLMLIYGAVIVVGGQYFWFVGIKSANTGDVSVASSFTPIAGVAFAFLLLGEEPSNAVLIGGGVIVLGILVGQIGNFKDKLPNIPLLSTKYLMEREREVNFKGV
- a CDS encoding enolase C-terminal domain-like protein, translating into MNIKSFTIRAARLPMAEPHKTSSAIINVCPIVTVSVLTDEGVRGDGIIFTYADVFLSTVHTLATTIAPMLEGQDLSPSANTDMLHDRFKLLGTQGMMGMVLSGFNMALWDAKARAEGKALSSLLGGATQPVIPYANVGFDGVKGSAEGAGKFAASGFKAVKAKIGYETVADDLAVIRAMREAVGPNVELMVDYNQSLSIDEARTRLHALESESLAWVEEPILSHDFKNYAALQRETATPLQAGENWWGPSDFQTAFDLGTTGLIMPDAQKCGGVTGWMRIAKLAEQNNIKVSSHLWPELSAQLLSVTPTAHWLEYADWFNPVIREPLKIENGYAVTDNVIGTGVELNDDALATYAA
- a CDS encoding heme biosynthesis HemY N-terminal domain-containing protein, coding for MIGLVIFLVVVFLVAAGFAWLADQPGSLLVVRLGGFEFAEENLAIIAAIALGVLLAIIFVWIILTMVWKTPGSIGSFFRNRRREKGWQALAEGVIAVGSGDIGMAKRSAKNSIKYLPEEPVTQLLTAQAAQMEGKTDKAREAFEMMLEKPETKLLGLRGLYVEAEETGETEAARHFVEEAVSARPGVEWSGKALLNMQATEGDWEGALLTLHQNADSKLYTKKEAKRLRAVLLTGHAAELEEGGDPQKAKAKALEAHRLAPELVPAAVIAARVLARVGDLRKAAKIVETSWKLDTHPELIATYTQLRSGDSGLDRLKRAENLNNMKPNHPEGVMGVVRAKIDVQDWIGARKDLEGLLATEPTRNACLLMSEIEEGEFGDRGHVREWLSRAVRAPRDAAWTADGYVADEWAPFSPVTGELDAFEWRVPVENLDEEQDLQLEQIPSGPMELPVLEAASGVAIMNVANDDDVVDVIEDEASEVVANVANDEVAQTKDAEDLDTSEAEEPSSAEKSDTDEADETDAETEKEAADEPIIESEEVLEEKGEAAAEDEEAAASSNDEEQPKKKEDPINKPPIDDPGAKAEAEKPKKRFRLF
- a CDS encoding uroporphyrinogen-III synthase, translated to MRVLVTRPEPDASLTAERLRAAGYEVLVAPMLETVFLNEPLDDMHTGDFVVTSRNGVRALAKVADEETRETRTLYTVGDATAALARGFGFKHIRSASGAVDQLVDLIGPARSDDRAGLIYVCGRDRKGRLEDKLKANGWQVDVAVRYYSDSVDHLSPDILTAIESETIDAVLLYSNRTAEAFEGVIKRYKISQLTNSIKFFCLAKGIESVFDRYGKIQLIVVEHPNEQSMFDALAHYQNRG
- the hemC gene encoding hydroxymethylbilane synthase, which gives rise to MNPTSFSSNSPLKIGTRGSDLALAQAREVRSLLMAAHAMEENAFSITVIKTTGDIVVDRPLSEIGGKGLFTKEIEQALIDGDIDIAVHSSKDMPTTLPNGLVLDVFLPREDTRDAFICEKASGLDGLAQGAVIGSSSLRRQAQLLRYRSDFKVIMFRGNVQTRLRKLADGVAEATLLAAAGLSRLGMSHIVADYLDEGAFLPACAQGAIGIETRDGDDVTQNFIAPLHDAGTAAAVQCERAFLKVLDGSCRTPIAGIARIEGDALSFKGEVLRPDGSESFPIDGSGSIADAVAIGEEAGLRLKSQLSDDFVQSLHQR
- the tsaD gene encoding tRNA (adenosine(37)-N6)-threonylcarbamoyltransferase complex transferase subunit TsaD produces the protein MSDFTKLKHSKRPAPNASNPLVLALESSCDETAASVLCRHDDGTSHILSNVVLSQIEEHAAFGGVVPEIAARAHVEAIDGVIAAALNDAKIKAQDLDAIAATAGPGLNGGLLIATMTGKAMAHALAVPFYPINHLEGHALTARLTDNVAFPYVLLLVSGGHTQILLVHGVGNYERIATTIDDALGEAFDKTAKMLGLDYPGGPAVEQMAKAGDEARFNFPRPMQHHETLNLSLSGLKTAVRLAAEKHAPLTDQDVSDICASFQQAVSDILKNRIERTLALFKEQFPNQKKPTLVVAGGVAANQKIRSTLEKLCETEGFSLSAPPLKLCTDNAAMIGWAALERIALGESGDLSFTPRPRWPLDEESSTVVGKGKRGPKV
- a CDS encoding NAD(P)H-dependent glycerol-3-phosphate dehydrogenase; translated protein: MKRISVIGGGAWGTALAAHLARAGKAPQLWARSEELVADVNDNQKNERYLSGITLPAGIQATTSLVDIKGTELALVVIPTQSLRTILEDAKPHLSNDATILLCAKGIEKTTGKRTSDIAAEVMPNNPIAALSGPSFAHDVARGLPTAVTLAAPTLAMATTLSEAISSQGLRTYASDDVIGAELGGALKNVIALAVGMARARRLGASAEAALTTRGFTELSRIASHFGAKPETLMGLSCLGDLMLTCSSPQSRNFAYGMAVGNGEDLTQLKLAEGVHTTSIAAKLCKDAGISTPIIDAIDAVLSEALPIDEAMRKLMQRPLKAELG
- a CDS encoding YciI family protein, with the protein product MHFVFYGKDKKGALQVRVDNRPAHVEWLKSNPIVLAGPMLDENGDMSGSMVVCEAADQAAADALFASDPYGKAGLFESVEISPWKWVIGAPAE